The genomic region GGATCTGCGCGACTTCGTCGGCCGCATCGTGCGCTTCCTGAAGCTCGACGACGACAAGATCGATTTCTCGGCCGAGCCGAAGATCGACGGCCTCTCGATGTCGCTGCGCTACGAGGGCGGTGAACTCGTCACCGCGGCGACTCGCGGCGACGGCGCGGTCGGCGAGGACGTCACCGCCAACATCCGCACGCTCGAGGACGTGCCGAAGAGGCTGAAGGGCCGCGACGTCCCCGATATCTGCGAGGTGCGCGGCGAGGTCTACATGACCAAGAAGGCGTTTCTGGCGCTCAACGAGCGGCAGAAGGCGGAAGGCAGCACCATCTTCGCCAATCCGCGCAATTCGGCCGCGGGCTCGCTCCGGCAGAAGGATCCGACCATCACCGCCTCGCGCCCCCTCGGCTTCTTCGCCTATGCCTGGGGCGAGATGAGCGCGATGCCGGAGGGAACGCAGAGCGGCATGATCGGCTGGTTCGAGCGCTGCGGATTCAAGACCAACCCGCTAACCAGGCTGTGTCACTCCGTCGAGGAGCTGCTGGCGTTTCATCATGCGATCGAGGAGCAGCGCGCAAAGCTCGACTACGACATCGACGGCGTCGTCTACAAGGTCGATCGCATCGACTGGCAGGAACGGCTCGGCTTCGTCTCGCGCACGCCGCGCTGGGGCATTGCCCACAAATTCCCGGCCGAACGCGCCACGACGGTGTTGCGCGACATCGAGATCCAGGTCGGCCGCACCGGCTCGTTCACGCCGGTCGGCAAGCTCGAACCGGTCGGCGTCGGCGGCGTGATCGTGCAGAACGTCACGCTGCACAACGAGGACTACATCAAGGGCATCGGCAACAAGGGCGAGGTGCTGCGCGAGGGCCGCGACATCAGGATCGGCGACACCGTCGTGATCCAGCGTGCCGGCGACGTCATCCCGCAGGTGGTCGACGTCGTCCTCGACAAGCGGCCGAAGGCTGCCAGGGAATTCCAGTTTCCGAAGAAGTGCCCGTGCCCGTTGCACACCGACGTCACGCGCGAGGAGACGGCGGCGGGCGAAGAGGGCTCACGCGCTCGCTGCACCGGCGAGTTCGCCTGCCCCTATCAGAAGATCGAGCATTTGAAGCTGTTCGTGTCGCGGCGCGCCTTCGACATCGACGGCCTTGGCGAGAAGCAGCTCCAGTATTTCTTCGACGAGGGCTTTGTGAAGGAGCCAGCGGACATCTTCACGCTGGAAAAGCGCAACGCAAAGCTCAAGCTGGAGGACATCGAGGGTTACGGGGCAACCTCGGTGCGCAATCTGTTCAGCGCGATCGAGAGCCGTCGGAAGATCGCGCTGGAGCGCTTTATCTTCGCGCTCGGCATGCGCCATATCGGCGAGACCACGGCGCTGGCGCTGGCCCGCGGCTATGGCTCCTGGGACGCATTCCACGATGCCAGCCTCAAGGTCGCCAAGGGCGACGAGGAGGCGATGGCCGAGATGGACGCGCTCGACCAGATCGGCGAGACCGTGATCAAGAGCATCGCCGATTATTTCGGCGAGAGCCACAATCGCGGCATCGTCGAGCGGCTCACCAGGGAGGTCGAGATCATCGACGCGGAGAAGCCGAAGAGCAACTCCGCCGTCGCCGGCAAGACCGTGGTGTTCACGGGCTCGCTGGAGAAGATGACGCGCGACGAGGCCAAGGCCACCGCTGAGCGGCTAGGCGCAAAAGTGTCCGGATCGGTGTCCAAGAAAACCGATCTCGTCGTCGCAGGCCCCGGCGCGGGTTCGAAGCTCGCGGAAGCCAACAAGCATGGCGTCAAGGTGCTGACCGAGGACGAGTGGTTGGCGCTGATCGGGGAGTGACTCTTCCCTTCTCCCCTTGTGGGAGAAGGTGGCGCGCAGCGCCGGATGAGGGGTTCTATCCTCGAATTCAAAGTTTGAGAGGGGACCCGTGCGGAGAGAGACCCCTCATCCGGCGCGCTACGCGCGCCACCTTCTCCCACAAGGGGAGAAGGAAGAAGGCCTCACCGCGCCCGATCACATCATCCCGCTCTCTTCCTCTTCCGCCTGCTCGATCAGCGTCTCGCTCACCATGACCTCGCGGCGGGGGACGACGAAGATCATCGTGCAGGCGCAGAGCAGGGAGATCGCCAGTACCGCGGCGGTGAGCGGCAGCGTGGTCGCGGAATGGCCGCCGAGATAGGCGCCGAATTGCGACATCAGCGCGCCGATGCCTTGCTGGAGAAAGCCCATCGCACCTGATGCGGTGCCGGCGGCCTCGGGACGGATGCTGATCGCGCCGGCGGCCGAGTTCGCCATCACGAAGGCATTGCCGACCATCACGATCATCTGCGTGCCGAACAGCCAGGCGGGCGCCTCGTTCCAGCCGGTGAAGCTCCAGAGCAGGTTCAACAGGCTGCCGCAAAGCTGAAGCGCGAGGCCGAACCAGATCAACTTCTCCAGCGAGTGCCTGGGCGCGAAGCGCACGCAGAGCAGATTGCCGACGAGATACGCAAAGCCCGTCGTCGCGAACCACGCGCCGTATTCGGCGCTGGTCCTGCCCATCTGCGTTACCACGATATAGGGGCCGCCGCCCGCGAAGGTGAAGATGATCTGCGAGGCCAGCACCTGGCACATCACGTAGCCGACGAAGGCGCGGTTGCGGATCAGGATGCCGACATCGCCGCGAAAGCCGCTGCCGGCGACGCGGTCTCGGCGGGTCTCGGGCAGCGCGAATGCGATTCCGACGGCGACAATGATCGCGGCGACGGTGATGGCGTAGAAGATCGCGCGCCAGCCGAACGCGGTTTCGATCAGGCCGCCGGTGAGCGGAGAGACCATCTGCCCGATCATCAGCGCCGCGACCACGAGGCTGATCATCGAGGCGACGCGGTCGCGCTCGTAGATGTCGCGGATGATGGCGCGGCTCACCACCATGCCCGCGGCGCCGCCCAACGCCTGGAAAAAGCGCGCGGCGATCAGCTGCGGCAGGGTTTCCGCGAAGATGCAGGCGGCGCTGGCGACCACCATCAGCGCCAGTCCTCCGAGCAGCACCGGTCGCCGCCCGAAACGGTCCGACAGCGGGCCCATGATGAGTTGCGACAGCGCGATGCCGACCATGTACAGTGACACCGTCATCTGCGCGACCGAGATGTCGCTGCCAAAGGTCGTCGCCAGCACCGGCAGCGCCGGAACCAGCATGTAAAGCGAGATCGGCGCGATGCCGGTCATGACGACGAGCAGCAGCAACACCACGCGCGAGGTCGCGAGGTTCTTCGCCGTGTCCGGCGGCTTGCTGATCATGCCGTGCATGCGTGTCCGTCTCGTAGAAATTCAGATCGGACTGTAGCGCGCTCGCGCAAGACGCATATCGGCGTTTCGGAATGCGGCTATACGGATTCCGGGACGGTTATGATGAGGGCGCCATAGCGCCGATTGGGCGCGTTGCTCGCGTCAAAAAGTCGGTGTCATCGCCGGCTTGACCGGGCGATCCAGTACGCCGCGGCTTCTTCGCATGCGTTTCCTGTCTCTGGAATGCTGGATTCCCCGCCTGCCGCCTTCGCTAAAGCTTCGGCGCCCCTAGACCTCACCCCGGCGAAGCCTTGGCGTAGCCGGGTCGCGGGGCATGACAGCTGTGGTGGAGAAGCAGCCTTGCGCAAAGCGCGTGGAGCCATGCGGCTTTGCGACGACGCGCTTACGCCTTCAACTCCGCCGTGGCCTGGTCCAGCCAGGCCTTGGTCGTCTCGTCCAGCGCCGGCCGCACCTCGGCCCTGACGCGCGCGTGGTAGGCGTTGAGCCAGTCGAGCTCGTCCTTGCTGAGCATGCCGACATCGATCAGCCGGCGGTCGATCGGCGCCAGGGTCAGCGTCTCGAACGCGTTCATCGATTTTTCCGCGCCCTTGATATCGGCTTCGACCACCAGTTCGAGGTTCTCGATGCGGATGCCGAAACCGTCTGTCTTGTAGTAGCCGGGCTCGTTGGACAGGATCATGCCGCGCTTCAGCGGCGTAGTGCCGAGCTTCGAGATCGCGCCGGCCCCTCATGCACGCTCAGATAGCTGCCGACGCCGTGGCCGGTGCCATGCTCGAAATCGACGCCGGCGGCCCAGAGATATTGCCGTGCGAGTGTGTCGAGCTGCGCGCCGGTGGCGCCGTCGGGAAAGATCGCCCGCGCAATCGCGATGTGGCCGCGCAGCACACGCGTGAAGCGGTCGCGCATCTCGTCTGTCGGCTCGCCCACGGCCATGGTGCGGGTGACGTCGGTGGTGCCGTCTTCGTATTGTGCACCTGAATCGATCAGCAGCAGATCGCCGGGGACGATCCGCCGGTTGCTCTTGCGGGTGACGCGGTAGTGCACGATCGCGCCATTCGGGCCGGTGCCCGATATGGTCGGGAACGACACATCTTTGAGCGCGCCGGTGTCGCGGCGGAATGTCTCCAGCGCCTCGACCGCGTCGATCTCGGTGAGCTTGCCGCTTGCCGCCTCGCGGTCGATGAAGGCGAGGAAGCGTGCCAGCGCCACGGCGTCGCGCCGGTGCGCCGATTGCGTGCCCTTGATCTCGGTCGTGTTCTTGACCGCCTTGAGCAGCGCGATCGGATCGCTGCCGCGCACCGGCTTGCCGCCGGCGCCCGTGATCAGC from Bradyrhizobium lupini harbors:
- the ligA gene encoding NAD-dependent DNA ligase LigA, translating into MARAAKSKPTPLRDVADLTKAQAKVEHMRLALEIEGHNERYYQDDAPTVTDAEYDALRQRFNAIEKRFPEFVSADSPSQKVGAAPSGRFKKVRHAVPMLSLDNAFAEEDLRDFVGRIVRFLKLDDDKIDFSAEPKIDGLSMSLRYEGGELVTAATRGDGAVGEDVTANIRTLEDVPKRLKGRDVPDICEVRGEVYMTKKAFLALNERQKAEGSTIFANPRNSAAGSLRQKDPTITASRPLGFFAYAWGEMSAMPEGTQSGMIGWFERCGFKTNPLTRLCHSVEELLAFHHAIEEQRAKLDYDIDGVVYKVDRIDWQERLGFVSRTPRWGIAHKFPAERATTVLRDIEIQVGRTGSFTPVGKLEPVGVGGVIVQNVTLHNEDYIKGIGNKGEVLREGRDIRIGDTVVIQRAGDVIPQVVDVVLDKRPKAAREFQFPKKCPCPLHTDVTREETAAGEEGSRARCTGEFACPYQKIEHLKLFVSRRAFDIDGLGEKQLQYFFDEGFVKEPADIFTLEKRNAKLKLEDIEGYGATSVRNLFSAIESRRKIALERFIFALGMRHIGETTALALARGYGSWDAFHDASLKVAKGDEEAMAEMDALDQIGETVIKSIADYFGESHNRGIVERLTREVEIIDAEKPKSNSAVAGKTVVFTGSLEKMTRDEAKATAERLGAKVSGSVSKKTDLVVAGPGAGSKLAEANKHGVKVLTEDEWLALIGE
- a CDS encoding multidrug effflux MFS transporter, giving the protein MHGMISKPPDTAKNLATSRVVLLLLVVMTGIAPISLYMLVPALPVLATTFGSDISVAQMTVSLYMVGIALSQLIMGPLSDRFGRRPVLLGGLALMVVASAACIFAETLPQLIAARFFQALGGAAGMVVSRAIIRDIYERDRVASMISLVVAALMIGQMVSPLTGGLIETAFGWRAIFYAITVAAIIVAVGIAFALPETRRDRVAGSGFRGDVGILIRNRAFVGYVMCQVLASQIIFTFAGGGPYIVVTQMGRTSAEYGAWFATTGFAYLVGNLLCVRFAPRHSLEKLIWFGLALQLCGSLLNLLWSFTGWNEAPAWLFGTQMIVMVGNAFVMANSAAGAISIRPEAAGTASGAMGFLQQGIGALMSQFGAYLGGHSATTLPLTAAVLAISLLCACTMIFVVPRREVMVSETLIEQAEEEESGMM